From Bosea sp. NBC_00550, the proteins below share one genomic window:
- a CDS encoding amidohydrolase family protein, with the protein MTTRIRNADIVIAYDPAADDHVYRRNLDVVFDASGILHLGEGFAGEVAREIDGKGFMVMPGLVDIHSHPSSEPGNKGMTDEVGTPKLYNSSLYEFLWLFRADAEGIPHLNHVAWSELLMSGVTTLVDLSFPSDGWLDRAAASGLRMVMAPMYRNGRWFTRNGYTVEYELDDAAGRKAMEEAFKVIDAALAHESGRLSGLACPAQIDTCTEELFRASIAAAAERKIPIQTHAGQSISEFHEMVRRSGLSPIQWLDSVGFLAPNASIAHAIFLDDHPWVRWPTCTDLARLAETGTSVAHCPTVFGRRGFTLRDLGRYLKAGVNIGIGTDSFPHNMLEELRHAGVYARITGESHAVVTTGQVFRAATLGGAKLLGRDDIGRLATGAQADLVMVDLTHPMMRPTRDPLKSLVNAAADRAVAHVFVQGKQIVADGKVVTMDYPAASEGLEAAQRRALAKASSLDWAGRSMDELAPPSLRWA; encoded by the coding sequence ATGACCACCCGCATCCGCAACGCCGACATCGTCATCGCCTATGACCCGGCCGCAGACGACCATGTCTATCGGCGCAATCTCGACGTCGTCTTCGACGCAAGCGGCATCCTTCATCTCGGCGAGGGCTTCGCCGGCGAGGTGGCGCGCGAGATCGACGGCAAGGGCTTCATGGTCATGCCGGGCCTGGTCGATATCCACTCCCACCCGTCGAGCGAGCCCGGCAACAAGGGCATGACCGACGAGGTCGGCACGCCGAAGCTCTACAACTCCTCGCTCTATGAATTCCTCTGGCTGTTCCGCGCCGATGCGGAGGGCATTCCGCATCTCAACCATGTCGCCTGGTCGGAATTGCTGATGTCCGGCGTCACCACGCTGGTCGACCTCTCCTTCCCGAGCGATGGCTGGCTCGACCGCGCCGCGGCAAGCGGCCTGCGCATGGTGATGGCGCCGATGTACCGCAATGGCCGCTGGTTCACCCGCAACGGCTACACCGTCGAATACGAGCTCGACGATGCCGCCGGCCGCAAGGCGATGGAGGAGGCCTTCAAGGTCATCGACGCCGCCCTCGCCCATGAATCCGGCCGGCTATCCGGCCTCGCCTGCCCCGCCCAGATCGACACCTGTACGGAAGAGCTGTTCCGCGCCTCGATCGCCGCCGCCGCCGAGCGCAAGATTCCGATCCAGACCCATGCGGGCCAGTCGATCAGCGAGTTCCACGAGATGGTCCGCCGCAGCGGGCTTTCGCCGATCCAGTGGCTGGACAGCGTCGGCTTCCTCGCGCCGAACGCCTCGATTGCCCATGCCATCTTCCTCGACGACCATCCCTGGGTGCGCTGGCCGACCTGCACTGATCTCGCGCGCCTCGCCGAGACCGGCACCTCGGTGGCCCATTGCCCAACCGTCTTCGGCCGGCGCGGTTTCACGCTGCGCGACCTCGGCCGCTATCTGAAGGCCGGGGTCAATATCGGCATCGGCACCGACAGCTTCCCGCACAACATGCTGGAGGAATTGCGCCATGCCGGCGTCTATGCGCGCATCACCGGCGAAAGCCATGCGGTGGTGACGACGGGACAGGTCTTCCGCGCTGCGACGCTGGGCGGGGCGAAGCTGCTCGGGCGGGACGATATCGGCCGGCTGGCGACGGGCGCCCAGGCAGACCTCGTCATGGTCGACCTGACCCACCCGATGATGCGCCCGACCCGCGACCCGCTGAAGAGCCTCGTCAACGCCGCAGCCGACCGCGCCGTCGCCCATGTCTTCGTGCAGGGCAAGCAGATCGTCGCCGATGGCAAGGTCGTGACCATGGACTACCCGGCGGCCTCCGAGGGGCTCGAAGCCGCGCAGCGGCGCGCGCTCGCCAAGGCCTCGTCGCTAGACTGGGCCGGGCGCTCCATGGACGAGCTTGCTCCGCCGAGCCTGCGCTGGGCCTGA
- a CDS encoding polysaccharide deacetylase family protein: MLTDFPHRIANPADPAPDYPWPAGHRCAVFPAFDVDAETAWLQYDAKNTDRLVTLSFGGYEERVGIPKILDHLRSVEIKATFFIPGWVVEVHPGMCEAIVKDGHEVGHHGYSHKRPDPDDFTADKEEIDKTLDIFKRILGVTPIGYRAPSGENYDELLGYLRDKGIVYSSSFRDDIRPYRHKLRDGSKGPVELPVNMSFDDWLYGLSQRFSPRPMFPKEHVLSIWNDELDQTREWGGLVSMVMHPQVSGRPMRIGIMRDFLARARGYGDVWIATGKEIAEHFLAQEKAANG, from the coding sequence ATGCTCACCGACTTCCCCCACCGCATCGCCAACCCCGCCGACCCGGCCCCGGACTATCCCTGGCCGGCCGGACACCGGTGCGCGGTGTTCCCGGCCTTCGACGTCGATGCCGAGACCGCCTGGTTGCAATACGACGCCAAGAACACCGACCGGCTGGTGACGCTGTCCTTCGGCGGCTACGAGGAGCGGGTTGGCATTCCGAAGATCCTCGACCATCTCCGCTCGGTCGAGATCAAGGCGACCTTCTTTATCCCCGGCTGGGTGGTCGAGGTGCATCCTGGGATGTGCGAGGCCATCGTCAAGGACGGTCACGAGGTCGGCCATCACGGCTATTCGCACAAGCGGCCGGACCCCGACGACTTCACCGCCGACAAGGAGGAGATCGACAAGACGCTCGATATCTTCAAGCGCATCCTCGGGGTGACGCCGATCGGCTACCGCGCGCCTTCGGGCGAGAACTACGACGAGCTGCTCGGCTATCTCCGCGACAAGGGCATCGTCTATTCCTCCTCCTTCCGCGACGACATCCGCCCCTACCGCCACAAGCTTCGCGACGGCTCGAAGGGGCCCGTCGAGCTGCCGGTCAACATGTCGTTCGACGACTGGCTCTATGGCCTGTCGCAGCGCTTCTCGCCGCGCCCGATGTTCCCGAAGGAGCACGTGCTTTCGATCTGGAACGACGAGCTCGACCAGACGCGCGAATGGGGCGGGCTCGTCTCCATGGTGATGCACCCGCAGGTCTCGGGGCGGCCGATGCGGATCGGCATCATGCGCGACTTCCTGGCGCGCGCCCGCGGCTATGGCGATGTCTGGATTGCAACGGGCAAGGAGATCGCCGAGCACTTCCTCGCGCAGGAAAAGGCTGCGAACGGCTGA